GGTCCTGTGGCCCTGTCTCCCTTTTAACAAGCTCCTGGCCTGCTCCCGTCTTAGATTTTGACTCAGATTCCAAACAAATTCTCCTCCCCCAGTAGCCCTGTCCCCCTTTCACTATGGCACCATTCCCTTGAAGCACTTATATGGTACAAATTCAGCTTATCTCTCAAGTACCAGGATTCAGGGATGTGCtgtataaatttgactccaaaATGAAGGCCAGATCCCCAGGGAAAATGGTGTCAGTGATAGTGTTGACACATACTGGCAAACCCAGGTGCCAGCAGAGAAGCctaaacaaacacaaacacagcatttcttctttccttccttctgactGCCTGCCCACTGTCTTCAACTCCTATCTCCTCCCCAGGTGAATTTTCCCTTTATTCTACTGCTTATGATTTCCTGCCACTGGTCTTTTGCCTAATATCTGGTACAGAGGGAGGAATGccagctctggaatcagaaggCAAAGGCTCAAATCTCAccctgatgcttactacctgtgtgagctgcatatgcctcagtttcctcatctgtaaaatgagtcagtgGGACCAGACAGTCTCCgaggtcccttatagctctaGTTGTATGATGGAACCCAACCCCTTTATAGATGAGGCACCTGACACCTAAGGAGGAGAAGCAATTCATCCAAAATCACACCTATAGTGAGTGGATGATAGATGACTATCCAGGACAAGAggctgagaaggaatggtcagacagaCAGGCGGAGAACCAGCCAAAGAATTTAAAGAACACTATTAAATGCTGCAGAAATGTCAGTGAAACAAGGCCAACTAACCAAAACCAGCAGTTAATCAATTATTAACCACAGACAAGGTTTTGGTAAAGGGGTAAGGTCTGCGGCCAGATTCTGAGGCATGGAGAAGTGAGCTGGAGGTAAGGAAATGGAAGTAACATGTGGAGATGATGGCTCAAGGTgatggcacagtcaagggaaaTTCTGACAGACAAAACCTGACCGTGTTTGCAGGCATCGTGGAAGGAGAGAGtagataataaaaaatgaaagaggagagaaaggtatTAAATGGGGTGGACATGGGATGGGACAAAATTAAGGAAACAAGTAGAGGGACTGGCCTTAGCAAGGAGAAGAGCTGCTTCTTTCTCAGAAGGTAGAGGATGGAAGAGGGAATGGGGATGACGTAGAGGGATTCTGAGATGAGGAATTGGAGAGATGGAAgatgacctcaattttctcagtatcATAAAACATTATTGCCTTCACTGAGAGAGAAGGGGTATACAGGTTGTAGGTAtttgagaagagaaggaaagacctGGAATAACTGAGGGGGGTGTAATAAAGACTCATTCAGGAAAAACAGACAGATTTCTCTGCAGCAGTAAGGGCTCAGGTAAGACCGGAGAAGCTATAACACAGTGAACACAGTCAGCGTAGTTACATAACTTTCTCCAGCAAGGCTGAGATCTTGCAGTATTAAACACTTTGACCTTGCCCTATACCTAAGAAATAATCAAAAAAGCTCCTATCTACAGAGTGGCAGTGATGTAGggaggatagagcattgggcctggagtcaggaagccctgaattcgaAGATGGCTTCAGATACTCAcgagctatgtgacactgggcaagtcagcCAAGAAGGACTAAAGTGCCtcctctgtgctaagcactggagatatagaGAGGACAAAAGACCATCTCTGCCctggatgagctcacagtctaataggagagagAATAATCTAGCAAATATATAAAACCTACATACAAGGTGGACCATGTCACTAGCTCAAAGAGTACGTGGTGGGGAAGGTGTAAGGCATGTGACTAGAAAGGTAGCAGGGAGCTAGGGTATGACGTCATTTAAATCTATAAAAGGGAGATCATAACAGAATCTAAATCAAAACGTTGTTAGGATCAGacaagataacatatgtaaagtattttgaaaatgttaaagCATTATGTCAATGCCAAATGGTAGCGATTTATATTTTGTGAAGTAGTTTCCTCTCAATGACCCTGTGAACaaagtagtacaagtattatttttctcatttttaacagACGATGAAACCAAGACTAGGTTAGAGTGAGCTACCCGTGGCCAGACAGCCAGCAAACAGTAAAGCTTGAAGTCAGATACGGATCTCTTCTGTTTAAACTCAGGGCTCTGGGCACTGCATCGTGAACTGGGGCTAAGGAGAAGCCACCTGAAGGattctttttaaagaggaaaactaCAACTTATGGTATGCTTCACAATGGGTTCCAGGGGACCCATAAGACTCTCAAGGCAGGGAAGAGAGATAGCCCGACCAGTGGTGATGGATCAGAAGAACATCGAGCTTAGAGGGTGTCGGGTCCAACccaaatcttcattttatagatgaagaaactgaagcccagagctGTTGCCCATTTACAGCTAATAAAAATAGtggtggcaggatttgaactcatagcaGTCAAAGAAGGAAGGGACTGTCCATCCAAGAGGCCCCTTGGGACTCACCAGTTGCAAGGACTGCAGAGAAGGTGTTTTTTTCATCTTGGAGCTATGGACATGGTGGATTTCACTCTGCTGGGCCTGGTTCAAGGCTGCGGGAGGAATCTGCTCCATGCTGTAGCATCGAAACTTGCCCAGTTTCTGTCGGGTGGTTTGGCCCAAGATAGAGAAGAATTTCTTCAGCCCAAGTGCAGAAGTGATACTGCTCCCTTTCTTGCTCCCACTGACTGGAGTGGCCAAGGGGGTGCTAGGTCCTGAAGGGGCCCCTGGTGATGCTCTGAAACATAATGGTCAGCTGGTGAGAGAGAGCTAAAAAAAGAGGACGCTGGAAGACCATTCTGGCTGGACTCCCTtggcaaattcttcttgaactcaAAGGAGAGGAGTCTTCATATCAATTCCCTTGCATTAGGGTTTGTGGGACTGGAGGTTCACTGAGTCCTCTGACCCTTGGGGAACAAATAGCCAAGACTCCAAATaaccagagaagaggagagggaaaaaacacTTACTCTGAACGCTTAACTTCACCTCTACTGTCTACCACCTGTGGGACCTtgtgtaaatcatttaacttctctgggcctcagttttcccacctgaaAAGTGAAGGTCTTTGGCCTTGGAAGCTCTTTTTaactctagatctataatcctataaccTTAGGAAAGGAAGTGGTTCCTACTGTAAGCCAGAAGTTCAGCTCTAGGGGTCCTGCCCTCTGAGAGCAGTAACAAAAGCAGAGGGCCAGATGTGCTTAGGCAAGAAGAATCAGAAGGGTTGGTGGTGAGGAACATCTTtacatgcttagcacagtgcctggcatatggtaggagCTATATCAGTCAACTGTTATGGCTCCCTGGAAGGATATAGAGCGGCAGGCGCCatgatgaggatggagaaaaaggaagagatggcTCAAAGCAGTGGGTCCTGGCTCAGCCTTATTATTCTCTGTGCCACATAACACAAGGAGTTCATTCCTTCTCTAGACCATTCAGGAAACCCCATAACATCACCACCCTAGAACCATCTGTGAAACTAGACAGGAAAACTTGCCTTGTGGTCACTCACCGTTTTGAGACATTCTTTTCAGAGCTtggttttgccctctggagcTTGTTCTCTGTGTCCATGCTAGACTGGGCTTGCTCTGTTGCTAATGAAACCATGATGCCTGTGGAGCTGAGGCTGCTGGTCACAGCTGACTCAGGAAGACCCAAGAATCCACCTGCAACAGTCACACAGCCACATCCATGTCAGGCAGTATCCATACCTTGTATTTTCCAAGTCCTCAAGGAAGAGAGTTTTACCAACAAATAGTGAAAAGGGCATGAGGAGATAGAGGTGACATAAGGTGTATAGAGACATAATTTAATAAACTCCAAGCAGAGTAGTGGTGGTTGCAGCAGGTGAAGCCATCCAGTTAGTGTGAAGAGCCCTGGATGGATAAAGTTGGCTTAATTATATGAAGAAAAAGGGATCCCTTCCATTTAATTTATATAACCAAAAGTCAACTGTGATCATGACTTTATCACAGGGACACaaagaagaagaggggaggaattTGAGCTCTTTGGAAAATGGCACTATATGCAAATGATGCTTTAAATACCTTGGTGGATCTAGGTCTTGTGCATTTTCCTTCTATTGGTACAAATGGAAACCCACCCATACCTTCTCATCCTATGATTCTTGTCCATACTCTTCCGTGGATCCTCCACAGAGGCCCCACCCTGTGTATTGGAGACCTTCCTCTAAGGTTTGCTATATTTTGTGGATACCAATgggctgtccatctgttatccctCAATCTTGCCAGGTAGCCTCTACACAAGAAGCAATATAACGAAGATCATCTAAGAGATGTATGATTAGAAGAGGTATGCCAGTTATCCCTGAAATATGTATCAGTCCATTTGGGACCaccatgactttccccattgccCCACTTCACCCATAACTCTGATGCCCTTGTGACTGTATTGTTCCAAGATTTACAACAATGAAATACCACTAGGAGAACATTTGTGTCTGAACAATAGAACTCTGTGCCAAGGAGTGGCTTGAGATCATTAAAAATACTGCACAAGTGCCCAAATGCAATCTAGCCTGCTCTCTTCCTCCTGTTCCATTTTGGATCCACTTCATCGACTATACATGCGATGTTCTCATTGTGGTATAGTAGGAAGTTGTATCTCAGTAAggtcaaagaagaggaaaagttcTTACacgttcaaaaatatttatagtcactcttttcgtggtagcaaagaatttgaaattacaGAAGTAGCCGTCAAGTAGGGGACTGCTGAACAAATTAGGATATATGACTCTAATGGAACACTTTTGTGCTGtagcaaatgaagaaatagatggTTTTTAAAGGAAGGGAATAGGCATTAATATTGTGCATACTATGTGCCCGGCACTAGCAGTATGACCTGCGtagagtgaagtgaccagaacttgaagaacaatttatacaataatgtcagtatcataaaaacaattttgaaagtcttaaaaactctgatcaattaAATGGTTAGCCATGATGCCAGCAGACTGACAAAGAAGAATGCTACCCACCTCATAACACAGAGATGATGGACTAGTATTCAAAATAAGACATGCATTGGCCAATGCATGACCAATGTGTGACCAATGTAGGAATGTTCTGTTTGTATGTAATACAAGGAttgtttcctgccttccttccccaccttctttcctctcttcctctctccttccttcattctctctctgtgtgcctCCGATCTCTGCTCTGCTGGGATGTTGTTTCTCAGGGACTTTGGCtagctttttctttctcacttcctaGGGTGCTTTCCagttcccctggcttccttccaatctccacttaaatcccaccttctcagGAAGCTTTCTCTGGTGCCCTTTAATGACGGTGACTTCTCCCTGAGATCACCACACATTTacaccattttctcctccattaggagatgagctccttgagggtggggactgtgtttttgtctttctatgtatGCCCAGTGCTTTACATAGGACTTGGCACATAGTGATCACTAAATGAAGATTTGCTGATTGGCTGAGGGCCTGAGAGTAACATACAGGCCTCTGGTCTGAAGTTTCCCTGTGAAATGTAGATCCTGATGGGTTGGGTGCTCTCCTCCATGGGAGTCTACACAAGCATGAGTTGATGAAGGGAAATTATAGTTTCTTCTTGATCAGAAAAGGTAGAGCTCAGCATGGGTAATGGAACTGGCAATTCACATTATTTATTACGTCCTGTCTGAAATTTATCACTTCCAGTCAAACCATCATCTAGttagaacaaagataaaaattcacACCAAAATAGAACATCTAAAGATAAGAAGATGCTTTGGACAATTCCAGCAATAGCAGTATGACTCATTCAAGTGAGTTGTAAAcagtgaaaagtgaaaaatggaaaaagcaaagatattggactTCATCATCAAGGTCGCCTGGGGAAAAAAAGTGCTGGTGTAAAACAGTCACCACAGTGAAGAGGCCAGGTCAGCCCCCAAAACTGACTTAGCCAGGAGACCCAGCAGAAAGATCATCCAAAGGCAGCACCGGTTTAGAACAcaaactcatctgtaaaacccaACAGAATATTATCAGCTGTTATAATAAAAAGccgaaagagaaaggaaaggaaaagaaatctacAGAAATCTTGGTGTGACCCAAACGAGCCATATCATCTCAAGAGACACTCAGAGACAAAAATGGTAAGAGACGGACATTAGCAAATTTGTCATTGTTTCTATGGGGAAAGAGACCGGACTTGTGATTGAATTGTTACAAGAACTCCTAGGTGAGGAAACCTCCATCCACCAATGTaggttggcactttctctgcaacctattgtcttagagagttgcaactgagaaattaagtaacttgcccatggtcacacaaccagccaagtcttcctggcttcaaggtttGATCTCTGTGTCATGCCAGCCCTCACCATTCCTATAACAATCTTTTTCATTAACAATGACAGAAGAACCATTACCTATGGGTCCTAAGACCTCCATCTCCCCCAGAATACTAGCAAAGTAGAATATCATGTAGGAAGACAAAATGTGGGGAAAAGACTGGACCAGATCAAGACTGTATTGTGGAAATGATCCACCTTCCCTGAAAGCTGTGAGCTGTTAATTCGCAGGTTATTTCAAGGCAGGGAGAATCCCAAAGGAATGCAGAATatcataaaaaacaaagaaaacattagGAGCCCCCAAAAGGTAATTGAAAGAACATTAAAACTACTGACCAATAtgccttcttcctcattttataagatCTCTATGGGCATGTTCTTCATGTATACCGAGGGTATCTCTgataaaaatatgagaagaaatcAGACAGGCCAAGACAAATCATTCTGCCCTATCCTAAAAGTCAGTTAGTTGACTGGAGGACTCCAAGGATATAAGGCCACctgccatttttgttttttgtgggttGCAAAATGCAGCCATCCAAGCTGTCTGGAGTGTGTTTTAAGATCATTCAAGATTCTGTGACCAATATGACCAAAGAGGAGCTCAAGAAGCTCTGATTACTCACagcatttttaaaagcacaaaagaCAAACTACCAGCTCTGTGGAGGAGGAGAGCACCCAATCCGCACAATGGGCTGTCAGATCCAGAAATCTCAGCAGCACCCAACCCATCAGGATCTACATTTCACAGGGAAACTTCAGACCAGAGGCCTGTATGCTACTTTCAGGCCCTCAGCCAATCAGCAAATCTTCATTTAGTGATCACTATGTGCCAAGTCCTATGTAAAGCACTGGGCatacatagaaagacaaaaacacagtccccaccctcaaggagctcatctcctaatggaggagaaaatggtgtAAATGTGTGGTGATCTCAGGGAGAAGTCACCGTCATTAAAGGGCACCAGAGAAAGCTTCctgagaaggtgggatttaagtggagattggaaggaagccaggggaactGGAAAGCACCCTaggaagtgagaaagagaaagctaGCCAAAGTCCCTGAGAAACAACATCCCAGCAGCGCAGAGATGGGAGGCTCTATTTCTTGAGGAACCACGTGTGCATGTTGCCCTTGTGTTTTAAACTGGATAAAGCCATGACAAGGCATCGGCACCTCATCCAAAGCTACAGAGGTCTGCTTatctttctctgcctcccccTGCTACCATTATGACATTGCCAAGTCTTGGTGCTCAGTCTGCCCAGTAGGAACCTGGAGTCACCTTCTCTTTCCTTGCTAAATCCCCCACACCTAATGCCAAGCTGCTGGCCAGAGGCAGTCAAGTCTTCTGGTGCCAAGTTCTGTATTCTGCCCACCCCACCACCCTCCCTTGCCTCTGGGACACCTTCTGCTTGTTTCTGAGGGGCCTGAGAGGTTGTCCCAGTTAAGACTCCAAGACAATTGAATGAGAAGAAGAAACCAGAGTGTTCTGGTTTCTAGCTCCAGAAACTGTAAATAAAACTCAGTGATTCCCCAAACTTTGGGAGCTGTGACTCTTTATCCTTTGAGTGATCAATATCCTCCAACAGTCACGCACAACACATGGTATAGCAGGAAGAGCCTAGGACAAAGGCTGGGTTCTCCTGCTGACTCTGCCAAGAGCTGGTTAGctgacctcaggcactttctGTCTGGGCTTTAGGTTCCTCAACCACAAAAATCCATAGAAAGTGAAGATTCCCTCCAATTCTAAAAACAGATCATAGCTCTAAGGCTGGAAGGGCCCTTCAAGGGCATGTAGTTCAGCTCCCTtcccctcatttgacagttgaggaaactgaggcccagatagtgGATCACAACATCAAAGATCTATGGTGGAGaacacctcagaggtcatctggtcagAGCAGATTGATCCCACTGATCCCAGACTGATGGCTGGGGCCATCTTATACAATTTCCTTatatttacagatgaataaactgaggcccataactatgcagtgactttcccaaagtctgCAGGTGACAGAACTGAGATTAGCACTCAGACCCCATGATTCCAAGTTGAGTGCTTTAGGTTTCACATGCTaggtctttaaaaaatagaaatgaattaaaattaattttggttCAAGATTTTTCTGAAGACTTTTGTGTGAAACCTCTGACCACCTTGGAGTGACATGTGTAGGGTATATAGAACCCACGTTGGGACTCATCGCTCCAATTCAGGTTTTTTTCCAGGGCTGCTGGGGCTGAGCAGACCTTCATGGATAGAAATCTCTTACCATCTCTGCTTTTCCCAGTGGAGAGTTCTGGCTCCAGGCTGGGTGGACCCTTCACCCTCTGACTTTCTCTTGTGCCTCTTCTCTGGACATTGAGTTGCTCCCGTGGCCCAATCTTGTTGAAGTCACTAGTGGCTGGGACCAGCAGATGGTGCTTAATCTTGGGGGGGCTGAGCTGGTTTTCCCCTGGAGTTACCCCTCCCAACTCTGCATCACTCTCCCCTAGGGAAAGCTGGTGAGCATCCATTGGGTCCCTCTGGTTGTCTGGCCCAAGGGTCCGGGCCAACACAGCCTTCCTGTAAGGCACAGGTGAGGATGCTTTCTTCACAGGTGGGGGAGTAGGAACCCAAGTCCCTAGTATGAAGGGTTGAGCTGGCTTCTTGGCTTGCTGGGGGGAGTCATGGTTGGATCTTCTTGTGGGGCTTACATGATTGTGAGGCTGGGGGTAGGAGGCTGTAGCGCTTTTGAGGTCTTGATTCCCTGAAATCTGGGCTTCTACCCCTGGCACAGATAGTGCCAGCTGCTGAGAAGAGGCCATGGTGTTTGATGCCCTACATGGAGTTTGAGTATCTTCTGTCCATTTGCAGCTCTGTCCGGCAGTGGCTAGTGGAGGAGGCACTACTGTCCTCTGGTCCTCTTTAGAAATAGTTTTGGCCTCGGGGACAGGTTGCTTAGGACCATGGCCTTCTTTGGGAAGTGAGGATCCTTCAGGGGCAGTTCTTCTAGCCTCTTCAAATCTACCCCCCACCTCTACTTGGTTGTCCCAGATCTGGGGGCCCTCAGTCTTCTCCATTTCAGTTTCCCTGCCTCGTTTCTGTGTTCCTCCAGCCCTGCGGCCCCTCAGGTGGCCACTTCCTCGGGCTTTGCCCCTATTCCTGCGGTGAGGGGTTCCAGCTTCCTCGCTATCTGTCCTACAGCTGTCTGAAGTATCTGTGCTATCCAAGGCAGAGTCCACCTCATCGGGGTAGGTGACCTCTCCAATGTACGTCTCTCGAATGTGCTCTGTGTGGAGACGCTGTCGGGATGGGAGGATCCAGATTGGGGAGGCAAAAGACTCTGTTTGAGGAATGCCCTGACCTTTTTTCATACTCCAAACATTCCCTCTCTCCTGGCTGTGGCTCCTGCCTGGGGGCATCTTCCTCTCTGTAGGAGGTACGTCTAGATCTTGAGGCATCCCCTGAATGTAGGAGCCACATGTATGACATGTTCCCTCAACATTAAGTTCCTGTACTTTTCCAGGCAGGCCCCTTCTACCCAACCCCCCTGTACTCCCTTTGTTCGGTGGTCCCCAAAAGGCCTCATCCCCTTGAGTCTCTCGGGCATGGAAGTCACCATTGATATAGTTGGAGAGGTCAGGCTTAGAGACCAAGGGTCCTTGACCCAGGGACCGGAGCACAGAGTCCAAAGCCCTTCTCTGAGGCTGTTGCAACCTCTCCTGATATCGGACCTCAGCATCTTGGGCAGACTCATCTTCGAAGCGGACCCTGGATGGGGAGGGGCCTCGTTTCCTCCTCTGCCCACAGCTGGACTCCCCACTGGAAGAGTCACTCAGGCTCCCACCATAGGGGGCATCTCCATCTCTGAAGGCAAGGGTCACCCTGGAGTTCTGGCCTGCACCACTATTAACGTCCCTGGATTAACAACAAGAGCAAAGAGATTAGGGCCATgaggaaagtgatggaggaaacaGGAGGGTAGACTAGCAGGATCCCAAGCTAGCTCCCCATCTACCCGGCACATCCCAGTCATCGGCATGCTTATGAGAGTGGGTTGTGAGTCCACAAAGTGACACTGTTTGTGCAATGTTGAGTGGGTCACAGCAAACCATGCAACTTTACCAAACCATAGAGTCTGACCCTCCATCTGAAACTGGACAAAATGAAAGTCATTCTGGCTCAAAGAGACTTAATCTGAAATGTCAAGACATTGATCATAGGATTGGAAATATAAAGCCAGAAAAGTCTTTccaagtcatctagtccagccttttCTCATAATGTAGTTGAAACTGTGATCTAgggagattaagttacttgcccatgaTGATATATTAATcaagtgacagagtcaggatttgaacccagcatcTGAAGGAGGCTTCATGGGCTCCCATTGTCATCACGAGGATCAAGTACCAACTCCTTAGTctggcattcaagaccctccGTAATCTGCCTCCACTCTACTTCCA
The DNA window shown above is from Notamacropus eugenii isolate mMacEug1 chromosome 2, mMacEug1.pri_v2, whole genome shotgun sequence and carries:
- the KIAA1614 gene encoding uncharacterized protein KIAA1614 homolog: MISSMEAVSPVEKRRSGKGTKEQGGQKPHRSPLLPQEARGPSAMPSEPVSLWAGQPQGPSVLECKVRALKEKRMLAGKQAGSAGPVPQERPSLKKAKSRRGRPGMAMLVTEGASSQDSMVAPQAQMRTYLTDRLLNGSDDLEHGPVHIPTVSHNSTQSPDQLSLGEGSQRLPEEVWRPPDSGLLQEASYFQESPIQATSQNTPEIPGRCRDLVQMLSLENMKSGALTKHQIQVEDLDEASLALEQKDPLCEITLQGQLWRAGSWDCLRNGNHALSLADRVERNRLLLQEKKSLSEHSCSQLHQVRHPARAQDGTAPELPGGDPDWDSGVSLQDSDGCRAFVPNQELLLNPGHEQAKLLLQQGRMKARTSPLRASHDIVPAVVPRLPGRDVNSGAGQNSRVTLAFRDGDAPYGGSLSDSSSGESSCGQRRKRGPSPSRVRFEDESAQDAEVRYQERLQQPQRRALDSVLRSLGQGPLVSKPDLSNYINGDFHARETQGDEAFWGPPNKGSTGGLGRRGLPGKVQELNVEGTCHTCGSYIQGMPQDLDVPPTERKMPPGRSHSQERGNVWSMKKGQGIPQTESFASPIWILPSRQRLHTEHIRETYIGEVTYPDEVDSALDSTDTSDSCRTDSEEAGTPHRRNRGKARGSGHLRGRRAGGTQKRGRETEMEKTEGPQIWDNQVEVGGRFEEARRTAPEGSSLPKEGHGPKQPVPEAKTISKEDQRTVVPPPLATAGQSCKWTEDTQTPCRASNTMASSQQLALSVPGVEAQISGNQDLKSATASYPQPHNHVSPTRRSNHDSPQQAKKPAQPFILGTWVPTPPPVKKASSPVPYRKAVLARTLGPDNQRDPMDAHQLSLGESDAELGGVTPGENQLSPPKIKHHLLVPATSDFNKIGPREQLNVQRRGTRESQRVKGPPSLEPELSTGKSRDGGFLGLPESAVTSSLSSTGIMVSLATEQAQSSMDTENKLQRAKPSSEKNVSKRASPGAPSGPSTPLATPVSGSKKGSSITSALGLKKFFSILGQTTRQKLGKFRCYSMEQIPPAALNQAQQSEIHHVHSSKMKKTPSLQSLQLVSSSHQHQKAGSVQNLHSLLGKADRSRCYLVGDGGDPRAPGRQPGFTPRRSLSVDDIGVPNLVRTVGRIVEVFPDGTSQLELQRPPNGTFGFCVSSGNGRPDSGFYVQEIADTNTAKLYSGLLGVGDEILEVNGAKVAGLGLALVNELLSQSESLSIRVLKQRGPRR